The nucleotide sequence AGCCACGGAATGGGTTACGGGTTACCTGATTTGGAAAAGTAGAAACGCTTCTACCTTTTCCAAGGCAAAACCGACATGTGCCATGATCTTTAAGGACATCCAACTCAAATGCTTTGAATGGATCTCACATAGAGTCAAAGGTTTTAACATCGATTGGGATGTTTGGCTAGCAAATCCTCGAGTTTATGATTCACTTGCGATATCTACTACAAGAACAGGGATTGGTTAATTTGTTCTCCATGCAGGTTTTTTGCCCCACTCCTGGAGTAGTCGTTTTGGTCGAGAGAATTTGGTGCGGCTCGAGGTGCTTTGTCGTTGAATTGCCAACACTGTGCTCCGTCCCTGCTCCAGCTTGTTTAGTTAATTCTTCTCAAGTCCAATCTCGGTCTTAATGATAATGAACGGACTAAGGCGTTTTCCTGCAACGTGTGGAGTATTTCCATCTCGTTTTCTAATTTCCGTTTTGTTGTTTTTATGATTCTCTTTCGCTCTTATTATGTACCTATGACAATATTGTATCGTTTtgtgttaatatataatatatataccttctgccgttaaaaaaaaaaataaaaaataaaaaataaaaaggatTTTTCGAATGGATGTTGTTAAGGTGTATAAAAACTATTGTAAGTCGGGGTTGTATAGTTAATTCAAAATGACAATTATGAAATTGTATAAGAATTTGATGCCCCTTGACATCATCACTTGGGCTGTTGTcagaaaaattttaataatattattttttaacGACAATCTTTGTGAATATTTTCAACGTGCGTAAAATGTTGAAAATACAATAAATATATTACAAAGCAAAAATATATGTGAAAATTCTAAAATGACAAAAAAACACTAGAATTTTATTAGAGAAATTCACAATATGAAGGACCGTTAGAATCACACTCAATTTTCTCCACTCTAGAATTAATACAGTGTCTCATATTTATAACCGAACTCAATGTACAATGATTTTACAGCTATATTAACAAGAGTTTTCATGTTCATGGTTTTCGTTAAGATTAGATTAACCCTTTACCTAAAAAAAAATTAGATTAacaaattaataaaaaataataaatcatGCGATGTTATTACGGAGTAGTTTATTACCGTCTAGCAACGTTTCTTGAAGCGTAAAAAGAGTCAAAAAGTTAGTCGGTAACTAACAAAATAAATCATGCAAAACTTGAAGGGCTAATTGTGTACAAATAAAAAATcattaaaaatcgataatttgggTTTTTTCTCAAAGAGGTTCCGCGTGACCGTACATAGTTGCCGTTACATACAACTTTCGAGTTCAATCTCTCAATGATCAAGTAAACCCTAGTTCCACActatttagggtttatgttattttAGCTATTACGATTGCGATTACGATGGGAACGAGTTGTCGGATCGGAAACAAGTTCTCCGAATTTGATTTCGATGAACAAAATTCGGATTATGAAGAGAAATCTAAATGGATACCTCCTCGATCGTACAAGAAGAAATCACGTTTCGCTGATTCCTCTGTCGATAATTATACGTTTTTGCACGCTTGTAAGTATAATCATACATCTTATTTTGCTCGCAGTAATTACAtttttttaattgtattttgtcTGTGTATTGATTTTGCTGAAGGATATCTATTTGGATTCTGGTTATCGCTGActattttttatataattaatgatgatatataatttatatgattttatttaTATTTGTAAGAATCGAAATATGAATCATGTGTTGATGTAAGTATTTCTTTTGGTTTGATCATGATAACCTAATTTTTTTTATTGAATAATACATAGAAATGATGCAGGTTGTACTATTTATGATCTGCGGCCTTGTGAATTAGTTTACGGTGGAAATGAGTTTAGTAACATAAGTTCACATTAAATTATGAATTAAGTTAGAAGATGGCCGTTGCGCATCGTGTATTCTTTCATCGTAATATTTAGGTTCGCTGTCATAATAGGACTAGAAGTGATGTTCGTGATAAGCAATGATCAATACTGAAACGTCGTTTCAATTTATTGCGTGATACATGTTATCTCAGTCAATGTGTTTACCAACTTCTGTTCTATTCCAATGTTATGATTGCAAGTACCTAATTCTTTATTCACATAGTTACAGGAGAAAAGGAGTCTAAGGGAAAGAAACCTAAAACGGTGATTGTTCTTGAAGTTGATGAAGCAGTTAAAGAAAGAATCTCTCGTTCGGATGCTACTTTACAGTCCAGTTCCTCACCTTGCGAATTAAATCTATCGCTATCTCTGCCCAGGTGTGCTGATGTCAGCACATCGTATCCTGTAGAGAAAGATTTATGCTGTACCGTTGAGAAGGATTCAAGCCGTACATTACAGCTTAACATGGATGATGTATATAGCAATTGAATCTCATTAATTGATCTTTATTAATAGTTGGTTAAGGGATTGAAACATGAATTTATCATTTTAGTTACATTTTTGTTACAGGTGGTTTCTATCtcagatgacgaaaatgatatttcatCGACAATGTCATCTAACGATCTTGCAGACACTGAAGGTTTTATACTTCTGCATTTATTTTATGAGTAAAATGTATGTTACATGGAGAAGAATATGTTTCTAAATACAAGCAATTGTTACCTATACAGGTGCATATGGAGAACGAACTCTTGAGCACGATGATAATTCACATGACATGGTAATTACTTATACAATCCTTTCTATAATTGATGTAGGACGTAATTGGAAGATCTGATAAAAAAAGCTTATGCCATAAACAGTAAAATATCATATCTGCTATTTATTACGTAGTACTATTACCACTACTCTTAACTATTATTAATACGCAGTACTGCTGTTAGTATTAATTTCTTATTTTTTGGATAACTACCATATGTGCATTATAATTTTAAGGATATATCCAGAAGTTAAACTTGAAATAATGAATGTATTGCATAGTAACTAGATACATAGGCCAGTCAAACTCTGTATCAATTACTTATAAAATTATTTTCGTTTAGTTACCTTAAAAAACGTTAAAAAACTCTGATTAGCACACTTTTTGTCAGCTACAGGTTATGATCATCATTCACTCTACCTTTTGGAAGTCCTAAACTCCAGTTTTTTTCATTTTGGATATTAGTTTATGAGAGCAGAGCAATTTTACATTACAAGATTTATTAGatcatgtgtttttttttttttttaacttctgTATTATGGAAATAATAGTTTTAGGCTCCTTTTTGCTGGAATTTGCAGGGATCCTGTGTTGTTCTCTACCCAAATTATGTTACATATGGACAAAACCGTTACCGGAAAGCACAATTGACTTTTTACAACAGTATCATTACGCTCAGTGTTACAGAAGAAGGGGCGAAAGGTTCTCTTAATTTTGAATGGAAGACTGTGGATCTAATCAGTATAGAGTCACGGTGGTTGGATCCCGTAAGTTACATTAAGTTTCAATATATGATATCACTTAAATGTGGTTTGTGTATGGCGAATTTTTGAGGATTTTCATTATTTTGTTCCACCTTTTCAGTCCGTAACAGCTGAGGGCTGTCTTCGTATTAAGCCGGAGAATCCAAATGTAGCTACCAGTGAACAGAAGTCAGGTATTTACTCTTTCATAATTAAAATGTGCATGTAGTCATAAGATGTGCTTATGTTAGATCTTATGACTAACAAATTAGCCCACTTATTGGTAAAAAAAAGTAAATTTGGTCATTATCGTGTATTGCTTTTTTTCTTCATGC is from Rutidosis leptorrhynchoides isolate AG116_Rl617_1_P2 chromosome 10, CSIRO_AGI_Rlap_v1, whole genome shotgun sequence and encodes:
- the LOC139871131 gene encoding uncharacterized protein, yielding MDLGTVRCPVCDNGLESVEHAMILCSFALEIWNRVCDWWKLGPFTNLSINECFLGNGFNFSSDLGKKLWQATEWVTGYLIWKSRNASTFSKAKPTCAMIFKDIQLKCFEWISHRVKGFNIDWDVWLANPRVYDSLAISTTRTGIG